One window from the genome of Myxocyprinus asiaticus isolate MX2 ecotype Aquarium Trade chromosome 30, UBuf_Myxa_2, whole genome shotgun sequence encodes:
- the LOC127420749 gene encoding keratinocyte differentiation factor 1-like: MESSPSFLTGPIEEGPYQERCVDPEEIEVQHLGGCHRVNHKDANGNTTGPETVKFLPAKEEPVSGTCMCGPCTSVAGCRKLFCSVLTCGLYRVCQRLPCLISSDSSPVNVQVEKPLSSPNNENGFYSDIRIGGVKVDTSVIEDDEEHLSFSTSKMEIDSPTYFSSLTEDHLVDGDLTEDVDKLITRKLMEVFSEFEINELAKCTSDSMFLRRSREISQLISDIVQEHNLEEQEAECRLVREIIRISTRKSKKKLQIRPQELQRDSGNDTWNSKKNSQKSSFNSVSDGKLQISMERSDDIEARKLRNNSNQSYSPSFQETGVLVTSDTPLLPNNIRA; the protein is encoded by the exons ATGGAGAGCTCCCCGTCCTTCCTCACTGGTCCCATTGAGGAAGGGCCTTACCAAGAACGTTGTGTTGACCCAGAGGAGATTGAGGTCCAGCACCTTGGAGGATGCCACAGAGTCAATCACAAAGATGCCAATGGCAACACCACGGGGCCGGAGACTGTAAAATTTCTTCCCGCCAAAGAAGAGCCCGTGTCGGGGACATGTATGTGTGGACCTTGCACTTCTGTGGCAGGTTGCAGGAAGCTCTTTTGTAGCGTGTTGACTTGTGGATTGTACCGCGTATGCCAGCGTTTGCCCTGTCTGATTTCCAGTGACAGCTCACCTGTCAACGTACAAGTGGAGAAGCCTTTGAGCTCTCCAAACAATGAGAATGGATTCTATTCTGACATCCGTATTGGTGGTGTCAAGGTGGATACATCAGTCATTGAAGACGACGAAGAGCATCTCTCATTTTCCACCTCTAAAATGGAGATAGACAGTCCGACCTACTTCAGTAGCTTAACAGAAGACCACCTTGTCGATGGCGACCTGACTGAAGACGTGGACAAACTCATCACACGGAAGCTTATGGAGGTCTTCTCGGAGTTTGAGATCAACGAGTTGGCCAAGTGCACCTCAGACTCCATGTTCCTGCGGCGTTCGCGGGAGATCAGTCAGCTAATCTCGGACATCGTGCAGGAGCACAATTTGGAGGAGCAGGAGGCCGAGTGCAGGCTGGTGCGCGAGATTATTCGCATCAGCACGCGCAAGAGTAAGAAGAAGCTGCAGATCAGGCCACAGGAGCTGCAGCGAGACAGCGGTAATGACACGTGGAACAGCAAGAAgaacagccagaagagcagcttCAATTCCGTTAGCGATGGGA AGCTGCAGATTTCAATGGAGAGGTCAGATGACATAGAAGCCAGAAAGTTACGCAACAACAGTAACCAGT CATACTCTCCAAGTTTCCAGGAAACAGGTGTGCTGGTCACATCTGACACTCCCTTACTACCCAACAACATACGCGCGTGA